CACCTTTTTGATGCTGAATTTTTTGGTGCTGTTGTCCGTGCAACAGCTTCTCAACAATCCTAATAAAAAGGAATAAAACTTATGAACAAAGTGTTTAAAGTTATTTGGAATCATGCTACACAAACGTGGACTGCTGTTTCTGAACTTGGGCATGCTAAGGGTAAAACCAAGTCTAAAAAGATCGTTAAATTGACCGCACTTGCAGGTGCTGTGATTGGCTCATTGGCTGCATCTCAATCAGTAATGGCTGCAACAGATCTTAGAACTAATGACGCAGTGAATATTGCAGCGGATAATGTGGCAAATCCAACAGCTGGTCGTGAAGCGATTGCGGTAGGTCAAAATGCAAATGCGTCCCACCAACATTCTATTGCGATTGGTAGAAATGCAACGGCGAACTGGACTAACACTATTTCTATCGGTAAAGATACCGTATCAACGAAAGACCATGCTGTTGCAATTGGTACGAGTGCAAATGCATCAGGTATTCAGGCTGTTACTGTGGGTTCATATGCTAGAACTGATGCAAACTCTTCAATTGCGCTTGGTCAAAATGCAACCGTTTCTGGTACAGGTTCGACAGCAGCAGTAGCGGTGGGCTTTTTAGCAAATGCATCAGCAGCAAATACTGTTGCAGCAGGTAAGAGTGCGACTGCAACGGTTGATAACGCGGTAGCACTTGGTGTGAGCTCTAGTGCGACCGATCGTAATGCTTTAGCGCTAGGTGGATATGCTGCGGCTTCTGGTGAACGTGCAGCTGCAGTTGGTGCGGCCTCAAAAGCATCAGGCACTGCTTCATTTGCGGGTGGTACGTCTGCTAATGCTTCAGGTGCTAATTCTGTAGCTGTCGGCGGTTCAATGACTCCAGCAGAAGCCGCTCAAGCATCAGGCGAGAACTCTATTGCGGTGGGTGCAAACTCTAATGCATCGGGTGATAACTCTATCGCTCAAGGTAAAGGTGCTAATGCAGCAGTTGAAAACTCAATTGCAATTGGTACAAATGCATCTGCTACCGGTATTTCTATCGGTAATGAGGCGTCAACAAATGTTGATTACTCTATCGCTATAGGGCATAAGAGTAATGTAGTAGGTGACCAAGGTGTTGCTGTTGGTAATAATGCAACTAATAGTGCCGCTAGTTTTGCTGCTGCAGTGGGTGCTGATTCAGCGGCAAATGCAAATTATTCTGCAGCGTTGGGTTATAGTGCTGTAGCTGATGCAGAACATTCTGTGTCATTGGGCGCAGCTTCTAAAGCTAATGCAGAATATTCTGTGTCATTGGGCGCAGCTTCTGAAGCGGGTGAAGATTTTGTTGAGAGCCGTAGTGCAGAAATTAATGGCGTTAAGTATGAGGGTTTTGCGGCTAGTACCAGTGACTTTGGAGCAGGTGCTGTCGTTTCTGTTGGTAAAGCAGGTAGTGAGCGTCAAATTAAAAATGTTGCAGCAGGTCGAGTGAAAAGCAATTCAACAGATGCGATTAATGGTTCTCAACTTTATGCTGTAGCGGATGTACTAGCAACCAAAATCAATAAACAACATTGGAATGTCGGTAACAATGACGGTGCAGTAGTAAATGGCGTTTACCATGAAGATCAAGTGAACTTTGTGAATGGTAATGTAACAACTGTTAAAGTCGTTAAAGCACCAAGTAAATCCAGCACGCCAGATGGTGGCCCAAATATTACTAATGTTTCTTATGATGTGAACGTGGGTAAAGGCTTAAAAATTGAGGACAAGAAAATTGTTGCTAACTTCGTTGCTGGTACGGGCATAACCTTTGATACAAAAGGTGACGAAATCACAATTAATGCGAAATCAACTGGTGGCGCAGCATCTTCAGTTGTTTCTGGTGACAATAATACTTTATCTGTAAAACAGAATGCAACTAATCCATCAGAATATATTGTTACACCTATAACAGGTTCTTTATCAATATCAAAGGATGAGAAAGGAAAAGTTGGTGATGATGCCGATGGTAATAAAGATAATGGTAAAAAATTAACTACTATCCAAACTACACGTGACATGATTAATAAGGCTCACTGGAATTTACAAATTGGTACATCAAGTGATCCGAAGAATTCTGGTGAATCAGAGATTGCAAGTGCAGATCAAAATGCTGAGCCTATTCATGCGGGTGATACAGTTAATTTCTTTGCAGGCAAAAATATCAAGTTGAAACGTCAAGGTTCTGATATTACTATCAGTGCGACAGATACTGCAGTTGATAAAGGTGAAATCATTCCTGCAACAAATACAACTAATACCAATAACAATGGTACTGTAATGGCTAAAGATGGTGATGGTGATAAATTCGCGAACATCACGAATGTTGTAAATGCAATTAACAGTGCATTCTGGAAAATTGGTGAAGAAAATTCAGGTACTGTTACACCTAAAGGTAATGTTACTGCAGGTAGCCAAGTGAACTTCTCAAATGGTGTTGGCACGATTGCAAAAGTCACTGCAGATGAAGCGAACAAAACCTATAAAGTTCAATATGATATCAATGCAGGCCCTGGTATTGAAATTCCTGCTACCGGTGATAACAAAGGCAAAGTAACGGTTAAGGTTGATAATTCAACTGTGACAATTAACGATGATGGTCAATTAGTCGCTAACTCAGCATGGAATGCGAATGCAACGGGTAATGTTGACGGTACTGCAGCTGCAAAAGCTGTGAAAGCTAACGCAACAGTGAATTTTGATGCGGGTGAAAACTTAAAAGTGAAACAAACTGGTAATGAAGCAAACCAAGTTTATAGTTTCTCTTTAAACCAAACATTAACCAACATCACAAGTATTCAAAATAAAGCAACTGGTCCAAAACTTACCTTTGGTGATAACTCAATCAATATTACCGGCGGTAATCTTGATATGGGCGGTAACAAGATCACTAACTTAAAACCAGGTACTAATGGTACTGATGCGGTTAATCTTAATCAGTTAAATGCATCTCGTACGATTGTCAAATCAACTGATGGCTCTGTTACAGTGACTCCTTCAGAAAACGGTCTCACTAAAACTTATGATTTAAGTGTTGATTTATCAAAACTTGATTTAAGCAAAGCGAAGTCATCTTGGAATGTGAAATCATCTGCTGCTGAGGGCGGTAATGTAACGGATGCTCATAATGCAACAGAAAAAAATATTGCAGATAAAAATACTGTTGAATTTAAAGCAGGTAAAAACTTAACCGTAGAACAAGTTAATGGTGATAACGGTGCAAATGTTACTTTTGCTTTAAGTAATAATATCACACTTGATAATAGTGGTAGCATCAACATTGGTGGCACAACAGTTAAAGATGGCGATATCAAAATTGGTGATACACATATTACCAATGGTGCAGTAAGTAATTTAACCCATCACATCGAGAACGCAACAACTGTTGTGGATGGCAGTGTGTTAAATATCTCTGATGAGAAGAAAAAAGAAGCGGCGACAGTTCGTGATGTATTGAACTCAGGCTGGAACTTACAAGCAAATGGTGACGCTGTTGATGCCGTAACACACGGTAACAACGTGAACTTTGCAAGTGACGGTTCAGTTAAGATTACCCCAACGACTGATGGCAATACCAGCACAATTAGTCTTTCTGTAAATGCAACGAATGTTGTTAACCAAGTAACAGGTAATGTTTCAGCAAATACCACTACAGGTAAAGCAGTTGTAGGTAAAGATGGTAATGAAGATACAACTCCTAATGCAGGCAATAAAGTTGCCACAGTAGGTGATGTAGCGAATACCATTAACAACACAGGTTGGATTACAAAAGCAAAAGATAATACTGGTGCTGAGAAAAATGTCACAGTTAACCCAGGTGACCGTGTTGAATATGTAGATGGTAAAGGCACAAAAGCTAACGTGACTGTAACCACCACAAATGGTCAAGACGTTGTAAATGTAACCTATGATGTGAAAACTGATGGTACAACTGTTACTGTTAACAATAATGGTAACTTAACTGTAGTTACAGGTAACATTACTAAAGCATCAGATGATGCAACACAACCTAACGCAGGAAAAGTTACAGTTGATACAGCAGACGAGAATAAAGTTGCAACAGTTAAAAATGTAGCGGATGCAATCAACAGTGCAGGCTGGATTGTTAACACAGGTAAAGCAGATGACCAAAACTCATTCAAAACTGAAACTGGAACAGCCAAAAAAGTGGGTGCTGGTAATAAAGTTAACTTCCAAGCAGGTAAAAACTTAGAAGTGAAACGTGTTGGTGACAATATCATCTATGCTACATCTGACGACTTAAGTGTGAACAACATTACAGTCGCTGATAACGGCAGTATCAAAATTGGTGATACAGCAGTTAAAAATGGTGATATCAAAATTGGTGATACACATATTACCAATGGTGCAGTAAGTAATTTAACCCATCACATCGAGAACGCAACAACTGTTGTGGATGGCAGTGTGTTAAATATCTCTGATGAGAAGAAAAAAGAAGCGGCGACAGTTCGTGATGTATTGAACTCAGGCTGGAACTTACAAGCAAATGGTGACGCTGTTGATGCCGTAACACACGGTAACAACGTGAACTTTGCAAGTGACGGTTCAGTTAAGATTACCCCAACGACTGATGGCAATACCAGCACAATTAGTCTTTCTGTAAATGCAACGAATGTTGTTAACCAAGTAACAGGTAATGTTTCAGCAAATACCACTACAGGTAAAGCAGTTGTAGGTAAAGATGGTAATGAAGATACAACTCCTAATGCAGGCAATAAAGTTGCCACAGTAGGTGATGTAGCGAATACCATTAACAACACAGGTTGGATTACAAAAGCAAAAGATAATACTGGTGCTGAGAAAAATGTCACAGTTAACCCAGGTGACCGTGTTGAATATGTAGATGGTAAAGGCACAAAAGCTAACGTGACTGTAACCACCACAAATGGTCAAGACGTTGTAAATGTAACCTATGATGTGAAAACTGATGGTACAACTGTTACTGTTAACAATAATGGTAACTTAACTGTAGTTACAGGTAACATTACTAAAGCATCAGATGATGCAACACAACCTAACGCAGGAAAAGTTACAGTTGATACAGCAGACGAGAATAAAGTTGCAACAGTTAAAAATGTAGCGGATGCAATCAACAGTGCAGGCTGGATTGTTAACACAGGTAAAGCAGATGACCAAAACTCATTCAAAACTGAAACTGGAACAGCCAAAAAAGTGGGTGCTGGTAATAAAGTTAACTTCCAAGCAGGTAAAAACTTAGAAGTGAAACGTGTTGGTGACAATATCATCTATGCTACATCTGAAGACTTAGAAGTGACTACTGTTAAAGTTGGCAAAGATGGCAAAGATGGCAAAGATGGTTCTATCGGTGTAACCGGTAAAGACGGTGCAGCTGTAGCGATTAACGGAAAAGATGGTTCAATCGGCCTAACTGGACCGAAAGGTGCAGATGGTAAAGATGGTGCATCAGTTACTATCAAACCAGAAAAAGGCACAACCACAGTCGCAGAACGTGATGGTGGTAAAGAGATTAACCGTGTTACCTATACAGATAAAGATAAAGATGGCAATGACATCAAACGTGAAATTGCAACACTTGATGATGGCTTGAAATTCACCGGTGATGATGGCAAAACAGTTAATCGTACTTTAGGTTCTAACCTTAATATTAAAGGTGGTGCTGCAGATTCAACAACAGCGAAAAACATTCGTGTGACCAAAGCTGCGGATGGTGAAGGTTTAGATGTGAATCTTGCAAATAACATTAAGTTAGATAACAATGGTAGCCTTAACATTGGTGGTACAACAGTTAAAGATGGTGATATCCAAATTGGTGATACTCATATTAAAAATGGTGCAGTAACCAATTTAGAACATCACATTGAAAACCCAACAACAGTTGTGGATGACAGCGTGTTAAATATCACTGATGATAAGAAAAAAGACGCAGCAACAGTTCGAGATGTATTGAACTCAGGCTGGAACTTACAAGCAAATGGTAAACCAGTTGATGCGGTAACACACGACAACAATGTGAACTTTGCAAGTGATAAAGGTACTGTGACAGTTACAGCGAACTCAGACGGTAAAACATCTGTTGTAAACCTTGATGTTAACGTTGATAACGATACCATCACTGTGAATAATAAAGGCCAATTAGTCGCTAGCGGTGCAACCAACTTTAATGTTGCAACTAAAGATGGTGGCAACAAAGTTGCTAAGAAAGGTGGTAGCTCAACAACGAAAATTACTTCAGGTAAAACAATTACTTACACTGCAGGTAAAAACATTGCGATTGAGCAAAATGGTGGCGATATCCTTGTTTCAACAACTGAAGATGTAGATCACAACAGCGTAACCACTAATAACTTAACGGTTAAAGAAGGTGGTAACGTGACAGTGGGTCCAAACTCAACAGTTAATATGGGTGGCAACCAAGTTCACAACGTGAAAGCAGGTACTGCAGATACTGATGCGGTGAATGTTTCACAATTACGTAGTAATGTGACTCACTTGAATAACCGCATTAATAAAGTAGGCAAAGAAGCTCGCGGTGGTATCGCAGGTGCTAACGCAGCAGCAGGTTTACCACAAGTTTACATCCCAGGTAAATCAATGGTTGCTGCTTCTGCAGGTACTTTCAAAGGTGAAAGCGCTGTAGCAGTAGGTTACTCACGTTCAAGCGACAATGGTAAAGTTATCTTCAAACTTCAAGGTAACGCAAATACCCAAGGCGACGTAGGTGGCTCTGTGGGTGTTGGTTACCAATGGTAATTTAATTTTCCATTAAAATAGATAAAAACCCAGCTTCGGCTGGGTTTTTTTATGAATAATATTTATAATGTCATTTGATGATTTAAACTAAACTAAACTAAACTAAACTAAACTAAACTAAACTAAACTAAACTAAAACTAAAACTAAAACTAAAACTAAAACTAAAACTAAAACTAAAACTAAAACTAGAATCTAGGAATCGAATATGTCCAATTCAACTAATGATTATATGAATATTGCGTTTGCTGTTGATGCAAAATACACACCACACGTAGAAACCTTGATTAAATCTATTTGTTATCATAATAAATGTGTTAATTTTTATGTATTACATAATGATATCCCTAAGGAATGGTTTGAAGGCATTCAGCTGAAGCTGGGAAAAATGGGATATCAGCTTTTTCCGGTACATATTTCTGATGATGTTTTTAAAAATTATAAAACCTTAGCACATATTTCTTCATCAAGCAGCTATTATAGGCTATTGATCCCCAACCTCATTAATCAAGAGCGAGTGTTGTATTTAGATGCAGATATTATTGTAAATGGTTCGTTAGCTGACTTTTATTATAGTGATCTTGAGGGGGCGCCTGTTGGTGTAGTGAAAGATTATTGTGCCTGGGACAACTTTTCTTTTTCTTATCTAGATGCGAATGTTTCAACTAATTATTTTAATAGCGGTGTATTGCTCATTGATACCGTGAAATGGCGAGAAACTCATTTGGTTGATATATTACTTACGCTTGCAGAGAAGTTTTCTGATAAAGTCCTTTTTGGCGATCAATGTATTTTAAATATTCTTTTGAGAGATAAAGCAAAATATTATAGTTTAAATGAGAATTGTCAGGTTCATTACATTGAATCAATAAAAAGAAAGTACAGTGATAAATTTGTTAATCTAAGCTCTAAACCAGTTATTATTCATTATAGCTCCACACAGAAGCCTTGGGATAATAAGAATGACAGCTTGTATTATCGTGAAAAATATTGGTTTTTTCGCCATCTAGATTGGTCTTATCTTATCATGCGCCCGAATGAGAAATGCTAGACAAAAAAGGTTACGTAAATAATTTTCGTAACCTTTTTTTGATTATGATAACCGCTATCTTTCTTTAAAGATGTTTTTTTGCCAGCATCAAAT
This portion of the Haemophilus parainfluenzae T3T1 genome encodes:
- a CDS encoding glycosyltransferase family 8 protein, encoding MSNSTNDYMNIAFAVDAKYTPHVETLIKSICYHNKCVNFYVLHNDIPKEWFEGIQLKLGKMGYQLFPVHISDDVFKNYKTLAHISSSSSYYRLLIPNLINQERVLYLDADIIVNGSLADFYYSDLEGAPVGVVKDYCAWDNFSFSYLDANVSTNYFNSGVLLIDTVKWRETHLVDILLTLAEKFSDKVLFGDQCILNILLRDKAKYYSLNENCQVHYIESIKRKYSDKFVNLSSKPVIIHYSSTQKPWDNKNDSLYYREKYWFFRHLDWSYLIMRPNEKC
- a CDS encoding YadA-like family protein, whose protein sequence is MNKVFKVIWNHATQTWTAVSELGHAKGKTKSKKIVKLTALAGAVIGSLAASQSVMAATDLRTNDAVNIAADNVANPTAGREAIAVGQNANASHQHSIAIGRNATANWTNTISIGKDTVSTKDHAVAIGTSANASGIQAVTVGSYARTDANSSIALGQNATVSGTGSTAAVAVGFLANASAANTVAAGKSATATVDNAVALGVSSSATDRNALALGGYAAASGERAAAVGAASKASGTASFAGGTSANASGANSVAVGGSMTPAEAAQASGENSIAVGANSNASGDNSIAQGKGANAAVENSIAIGTNASATGISIGNEASTNVDYSIAIGHKSNVVGDQGVAVGNNATNSAASFAAAVGADSAANANYSAALGYSAVADAEHSVSLGAASKANAEYSVSLGAASEAGEDFVESRSAEINGVKYEGFAASTSDFGAGAVVSVGKAGSERQIKNVAAGRVKSNSTDAINGSQLYAVADVLATKINKQHWNVGNNDGAVVNGVYHEDQVNFVNGNVTTVKVVKAPSKSSTPDGGPNITNVSYDVNVGKGLKIEDKKIVANFVAGTGITFDTKGDEITINAKSTGGAASSVVSGDNNTLSVKQNATNPSEYIVTPITGSLSISKDEKGKVGDDADGNKDNGKKLTTIQTTRDMINKAHWNLQIGTSSDPKNSGESEIASADQNAEPIHAGDTVNFFAGKNIKLKRQGSDITISATDTAVDKGEIIPATNTTNTNNNGTVMAKDGDGDKFANITNVVNAINSAFWKIGEENSGTVTPKGNVTAGSQVNFSNGVGTIAKVTADEANKTYKVQYDINAGPGIEIPATGDNKGKVTVKVDNSTVTINDDGQLVANSAWNANATGNVDGTAAAKAVKANATVNFDAGENLKVKQTGNEANQVYSFSLNQTLTNITSIQNKATGPKLTFGDNSINITGGNLDMGGNKITNLKPGTNGTDAVNLNQLNASRTIVKSTDGSVTVTPSENGLTKTYDLSVDLSKLDLSKAKSSWNVKSSAAEGGNVTDAHNATEKNIADKNTVEFKAGKNLTVEQVNGDNGANVTFALSNNITLDNSGSINIGGTTVKDGDIKIGDTHITNGAVSNLTHHIENATTVVDGSVLNISDEKKKEAATVRDVLNSGWNLQANGDAVDAVTHGNNVNFASDGSVKITPTTDGNTSTISLSVNATNVVNQVTGNVSANTTTGKAVVGKDGNEDTTPNAGNKVATVGDVANTINNTGWITKAKDNTGAEKNVTVNPGDRVEYVDGKGTKANVTVTTTNGQDVVNVTYDVKTDGTTVTVNNNGNLTVVTGNITKASDDATQPNAGKVTVDTADENKVATVKNVADAINSAGWIVNTGKADDQNSFKTETGTAKKVGAGNKVNFQAGKNLEVKRVGDNIIYATSDDLSVNNITVADNGSIKIGDTAVKNGDIKIGDTHITNGAVSNLTHHIENATTVVDGSVLNISDEKKKEAATVRDVLNSGWNLQANGDAVDAVTHGNNVNFASDGSVKITPTTDGNTSTISLSVNATNVVNQVTGNVSANTTTGKAVVGKDGNEDTTPNAGNKVATVGDVANTINNTGWITKAKDNTGAEKNVTVNPGDRVEYVDGKGTKANVTVTTTNGQDVVNVTYDVKTDGTTVTVNNNGNLTVVTGNITKASDDATQPNAGKVTVDTADENKVATVKNVADAINSAGWIVNTGKADDQNSFKTETGTAKKVGAGNKVNFQAGKNLEVKRVGDNIIYATSEDLEVTTVKVGKDGKDGKDGSIGVTGKDGAAVAINGKDGSIGLTGPKGADGKDGASVTIKPEKGTTTVAERDGGKEINRVTYTDKDKDGNDIKREIATLDDGLKFTGDDGKTVNRTLGSNLNIKGGAADSTTAKNIRVTKAADGEGLDVNLANNIKLDNNGSLNIGGTTVKDGDIQIGDTHIKNGAVTNLEHHIENPTTVVDDSVLNITDDKKKDAATVRDVLNSGWNLQANGKPVDAVTHDNNVNFASDKGTVTVTANSDGKTSVVNLDVNVDNDTITVNNKGQLVASGATNFNVATKDGGNKVAKKGGSSTTKITSGKTITYTAGKNIAIEQNGGDILVSTTEDVDHNSVTTNNLTVKEGGNVTVGPNSTVNMGGNQVHNVKAGTADTDAVNVSQLRSNVTHLNNRINKVGKEARGGIAGANAAAGLPQVYIPGKSMVAASAGTFKGESAVAVGYSRSSDNGKVIFKLQGNANTQGDVGGSVGVGYQW